In the Topomyia yanbarensis strain Yona2022 chromosome 3, ASM3024719v1, whole genome shotgun sequence genome, one interval contains:
- the LOC131690491 gene encoding eukaryotic translation initiation factor 3 subunit G, which produces MPALDEIKSSWADEVELDSGSLPAPTEVIENNQKVVTEYKYNKDDKVVKVVRTYKITRLVVPKSVAKRKAWQKFGDSTHDKAGPNPGTTMVSEDIYMQFVSNKEEEQKPDNALDTLKVAKCRICEGEHWSVQCPYKGTTYETTKTKPQPSVQPETTTQHSVKSGKYVPPSMRDSQKVGMGANPRGRDDTTAIRISNLSEAMTEADLEELVKKIGPHSKMFLARDKNTGLCKGFAYVHFKSRRDAATAIELLNGHGYDHLILNVEWSKPQNPQ; this is translated from the exons ATGCCAGCTTTGGACGAGATTAAATCCTCATGGGCGGATGAGGTTGAGTTGGATTCCGGCTCATTGCCGGCACCGACCGAGGTAATCGAAAACAATCAGAAAGTGGTCACCGAATATAAATACAACAAGGATGACAAAGTGGTAAAAGTAGTCCGAACTTACAAGATCACTCGTTTAGTGGTCCCGAAGAGTGTGGCAAAGCGGAAGGCTTGGCAAAAGTTTGGCGATTCGACTCATGACAAGGCTGGACCGAATCCGGGAACTACTATGGTGTCGGAAGACATCTACATGCAGTTTGTGAGCAACAAGGAAGAGGAACAAAAACCGGACAATGCATTGGATACGCTGAAGGTTGCCAAGTGTCGTATTTGCGAGGGCGAACATTGGTCGGTGCAGTGTCCTTACAAGGGAACTACGTATGAGACTACCAAAACCAAGCCGCAACCATCTG TTCAACCGGAAACAACAACCCAGCATTCCGTTAAGAGTGGAAAGTACGTACCACCGAGTATGCGCGATAGTCAGAAGGTTGGTATGGGCGCGAATCCAAGAGGACGTGACGATACGACCGCAATCCGTATATCCAATTTATCGGAAGCTATGACCGAAGCCGATTTGGAGGAACTGGTGAAGAAGATTGGTCCGCACagcaaaatgtttttagctcGGGACAAAAATACCGGACTCTGTAAAGGTTTCGCCTACGTTCACTTCAAGTCCCGCCGCGATGCTGCTACAGCTATTGAGTTGCTCAACGGGCATGGTTACGATCATTTGATTCTGAACGTGGAATGGTCCAAGCCGCAGAATCCACAGTAG
- the LOC131690490 gene encoding uncharacterized protein LOC131690490 has product MSVSNPDPRVQNSCSPIIFTSVEIATSSDNAGGGSSGHGTPSGVYIEQKNMMGPLDKPKSASNEQKEELVKIFEEYNQQPKTESSETDYKERQRFWIEATHRLNRVPGGTLKSTAKWVKYWADVIINLKRKCRLVVEGRSKKIGPNQLEVRILSAANCYDVLDQWTKALGTDGMMALESNASTDHEEYFPDDNGVQKEEIVIEHYADDHLDEEFVTSFSKPVIAAHNQETVTAELEIRKPTIEELKNMATTAAITTTEYVEMTTSALEGTSEFLKPKTIRPTQERLREDLKRTSEKLESVMKKRRLDDSKFAIAQALTNMSAAMLQLSNGLNDLANALTNDAM; this is encoded by the exons ATGAGTGTGAGCAATCCAGATCCCAGAGTTCAGAACTCCTGTTCACCAATAATATTTACATCGGTCGAGATTGCGACGAGCAGCGATAACGCCGGCGGTGGTTCTTCGGGCCATGGAACTCCTTCGGGTGTTTACATCGAACAAAAAAACATGATGGGTCCGCTGGAT AAACCAAAAAGTGCATCCAACGAACAAAAAGAAGAACTGGTCAAGATCTTTGAGGAGTACAATCAGCAACCAAAAACGGAAAGTTCCGAAACGGATTACAAGGAGAGGCAGCGGTTTTGGATTGAAGCTACGCATCGACTGAACAGAGTCCCTGGTGGTACCCTCAAATCAACTGCGAAATGGGTGAAATATTGGGCAGACGTGATCATAAATCTAAAACGAAAGTGTCGGTTGGTAGTTGAAGGAAGATCCAAAAAGATTGGCCCCAATCAGCTTGAGGTGAGAATTTTATCGGCTGCCAACTGCTACGACGTGTTGGATCAATGGACAAAAGCACTCGGCACGGACGGGATGATGGCCCTCGAGAGCAACGCCTCTACTGATCATGAAGAGTACTTCCCAGATGACAACGGTGTCCAGAAGGAAGAGATTGTAATAGAACATTATGCCGATGACCATCTAGATGAGGAATTTGTAACTAGTTTCTCCAAACCTGTCATCGCTGCGCACAACCAAGAAACAGTGACAGCCGAGCTGGAAATTCGAAAACCCACCATAGAAGAACTTAAAAACATGGCAACGACGGCTGCAATTACCACCACGGAATATGTCGAAATGACGACTTCTGCATTGGAGGGAACCAGTGAATTTCTGAAACCGAAAACCATCCGACCGACGCAAGAACGATTGCGTGAAGATTTAAAACGAACGTCGGAAAAGCTCGAATCAGTCATGAAAAAGCGACGACTGGACGATTCCAAGTTTGCGATCGCTCAAGCGTTGACCAACATGTCCGCGGCTATGTTGCAGCTCTCGAACGGCCTCAACGATCTGGCAAACGCGCTCACCAACGATGCAATGTAA
- the LOC131689652 gene encoding serine/threonine-protein kinase Nek7-like: MLVNIDLSSVEFESHLGSGCYGGNVSLYRNRKDKRNRRLVIKSIPYNSPEYAYKTVLKEHTILSQINHPRILRYFGFFQTSDSWNMITEFAERGNLADFLQRRRVHRAFLSQRLVMVKFMDMVEALQYLHQRKVIHRDLKPENVLIDADNRLKLADFGIAKICSTHPNGSELDELNMTIVGTPLYMAPEVATGKRYDYKSDVWPLGIIFYEMCMLDHPFLGSDLTENGKIKFKAPRIDCDGKGYQPGMQLLCEMMVQVEPKKRWTLENIIKDAGVISLMT; encoded by the exons ATGTTAGTCAACATTGATCTAAGTTCAGTGGAGTTCGAATCGCATTTGGGATCTGGCTGTTATGGAGG CAATGTGTCGTTATATCGTAACAGAAAGGACAAGCGCAATCGCCGACTGGTTATCAAATCTATTCCCTATAACAGTCCGGAATACGCGTATAAAACCGTGCTAAAAGAACATACTATTCTGTCCCAGATAAACCACCCTCGAATATTACGCTACTTCGGGTTCTTTCAAACAAGCGATTCTTGGAATATGATAACAGAATTTGCGGAACGAGGCAACTTGGCAGATTTTCTACAGCGACGCCGTGTTCACCGTGCATTTCTCAGCCAACGGCTCGTTATGGTCAAGTTTATGGACATGGTGGAAGCACTGCAGTATCTACACCAGAGGAAAGTAATACACCGAGATTTGAAACCGGAGAATGTACTGATTGATGCTGATAACCGTTTAAAGTTGGCAGACTTTGGAATCGCGAAGATTTGTAGCACCCATCCCAACGGATCGGAGCTGGACGAATTGAATATGACGATCGTGGGTACTCCACTGTACATGGCACCTGAGGTAGCAACCGGTAAACGGTATGATTATAAAAGTGATGTGTGGCCTCTTGGGATAATTTTCTATGAAATGTGTATGCTGGACCATCCGTTTTTGGGTTCTGACCTGACCGAGAATGGTAAAATTAAGTTCAAGGCACCTAGGATTGACTGTGATGGTAAAGGCTATCAGCCGGGAATGCAACTGCTCTGCGAGATGATGGTTCAGGTGGAGCCTAAGAAACGCTGGACGTTGGAGAATATAATCAAAGATGCTGGCGTTATATCATTAATGACGTGA
- the LOC131689650 gene encoding pancreatic triacylglycerol lipase-like: MLGYLASSLLVISTISSIDSSTAGPLDALSWARMDNINLPWLPYENMTRCYGELGCLNITKEWYHLIFRPFNVFPLPRSVINTRFILYTEKNPTDGQLLQAEVKETIMKSHFRSEWETKFIIHGFIDTPLSNWVSEMRDELITRGALNVIVVDWAGGSLPLYTQATANTRLVGLEIAYLINKLSEYKGLEPEDVHLIGHSLGAHTAGYAAERIPGLGRITGLDPAEPYFQGMDPIVRLDPGDATLVDVIHTDGRSVFRLEIPGYGMSHACGHLDFYPNNGKEQPGCALSQEGAATIPLTLIKDGIEEASRVLLACNHIRAIKLFIDSINGKCPYVAHRCPSYQHFLSGNCFKCTSGNCALMGYHASLPITTTRQNISENDIAVGSSIPVAPQPGKYFLATGRDFPFCQRHYRFTIELAKPKSAETWVQGHLTAGLFSERGAIRSIDLTPKGTARFEHGTVYQVVVTNPHDLGDRIRKVELAWTHDMNVLEPTTLCLLWCNNHLYVKSIQVETMQMPSREKRNTEYSNKLCAPKREFADIASRGSYSFYDNCKRQTS; this comes from the exons ATGAGAACATGACCCGGTGTTACGGCGAGCTCGGCTGTCTGAACATCACCAAAGAATGGTACCATCTGATATTCCGACCGTTTAACGTGTTCCCTCTGCCTCGAAGCGTCATCAACACCCGCTTCATCCTGTACACCGAGAAGAACCCAACGGATGGTCAGCTGCTGCAAGCGGAGGTAAAAGAGACCATCATGAAAAGTCACTTCCGGTCCGAGTGGGAAACGAAGTTTATCATCCATGGCTTCATCGATACCCCGTTGTCGAACTGGGTGTCGGAGATGCGGGATGAACTAATAACCCGTGGTGCTCTGAATGTGATCGTTGTCGATTGGGCAGGAGGATCACTTCCACTTTACACTCAGGCCACAGCTAACACGAGGCTGGTAGGGTTAGAAATCGCATATCTGATCAACAAGCTATCAGAGTACAAGGGATTGGAGCCGGAGGATGTTCATCTGATAGGACACTCGTTAGGAGCCCATACGGCTGGGTATGCGGCGGAAAGGATTCCCGGACTGGGTCGAATTACGGGACTAGATCCTGCCGAACCGTATTTCCAGGGGATGGATCCAATCGTGAGACTAGATCCAGGCGATGCAACTTTGGTGGATGTGATTCATACGGACGGTCGAAGTGTGTTCAGGTTGGAAATACCTGGGTACGGAATGTCACATGCATGTGGTCATTTAGATTTCTATCCCAACAATGGTAAAGAACAGCCGGGATGTGCACTGTCGCAGGAAGGGGCCGCAACGATCCCACTTACACTGATCAAAGACGGGATCGAGGAAGCATCTCGAGTTCTGTTAGCGTGTAATCACATTAgagcaatcaaattattcatcgATAGTATTAACGGAAAGTGTCCGTATGTTG CTCATCGTTGCCCATCTTATCAGCACTTCCTCAGTGGGAACTGTTTCAAGTGTACTTCTGGAAATTGTGCTCTCATGGGTTATCACGCATCGTTACCGATTACGACCACGAGGCAAAACATTTCGGAAAATGACATCGCCGTTGGATCGTCTATTCCTGTTGCTCCTCAACCGGGTAAATACTTTCTGGCCACGGGACGAGACTTTCCTTTCTGTC AACGCCACTATCGATTCACCATTGAACTGGCGAAGCCGAAATCGGCCGAAACCTGGGTGCAAGGACATCTGACGGCTGGTCTCTTCTCCGAGCGAGGTGCCATTCGCAGCATTGACCTCACTCCGAAGGGAACGGCACGGTTTGAACACGGAACCGTCTACCAGGTGGTCGTTACGAACCCGCACGACCTCGGCGATCGAATCCGCAAGGTGGAACTAGCGTGGACACACGATATGAACGTGCTAGAACCAACGACGCTATGTTTGCTGTGGTGCAACAATCACCTCTACGTCAAATCGATTCAGGTCGAAACCATGCAGATGCCATCGAGGGA GAAACGTAATACGGAGTATTCCAACAAATTGTGTGCCCCAAAGCGCGAGTTCGCCGACATTGCCAGCCGTGGATCGTACTCGTTCTACGACAACTGCAAACGACAAACTTCCTAG